In a genomic window of Oreochromis aureus strain Israel breed Guangdong linkage group 13, ZZ_aureus, whole genome shotgun sequence:
- the LOC120443234 gene encoding cell division cycle 5-like protein, translating to MPRIMIKGGVWRNTEDEILKAAVMKYGKNQWSRIASLLHRKSAKQCKARWYEWLDPSIKKTEWSREEEEKLLHLAKLMPTQWRTIAPIIGRTAAQCLEHYEYLLDKAAQRDNEEEVGDDPRKLKPGEIDPNPETKPARPDPVDMDEDELEMLSEARARLANTQGKKAKRKAREKQLEEARRLAALQKRRELRAAGIDVQKKRTKKRGVDYNAEIPFEKKPAPGFYDTSMEQYDAQEPNFKRLRQQHLDGELRNETEKRERKKDKQKIKKKKESDLPSAILQTSGVAEFTKKRSKLVLPAPQSCPATVEPPSGAIQPCHIREAIRRYNYRHTSAYARSGMTYLTC from the exons ATGCCGCGAATTATGATTAAAGGAGGCGTCTGGCGCAACACTGAG GATGAGATCCTCAAGGCAGCTGTAATGAAATATGGGAAAAACCAGTGGTCCCGTATCGCCTCCCTGCTGCACCGAAAGTCTGCAAAACAGTGTAAAGCCCGATG GTACGAGTGGTTGGACCCCAGTATCAAGAAAACAGAATGGtccagagaagaggaggagaagctgCTTCACTTGGCCAAGCTGATGCCCACCCAGTGGAGGACCATTGCTCCTATCATAGGAAGGACTGCTGCTCAGTGTCTGGAACACTACGAATACCTGCT gGACAAAGCAGCTCAAAGAGACAATGAGGAGGAAGTGGGAGATGACCCCAGAAAGTTGAAACCAGGAGAAATTGATCCCAATCCTGAAACAAAACCTGCCAGACCTGACCCTGTGGATATGGACGAAG ATGAGTTGGAGATGCTTTCAGAGGCCAGGGCTCGTTTGGCCAACACCCAGGGCAAGAAAGCGAAGAGGAAGGCCAgagagaaacagctggaggaagccAG GCGGCTGGCTGCTCTGCAGAAACGCAGAGAGCTGAGAGCAGCAGGAATCGATGTTCAGAAGAAGAGAACGAAGAAGAGAGGAGTAGACTATAATGCTGAAATCCCTTTTGAAAAGAAACCTGCACCG GGTTTCTATGACACCAGCATGGAGCAGTATGATGCTCAGGAGCCTAATTTCAAGAGGCTCAGACAGCAGCACTTGGATGGAGAATTACGCAA tgAGACTGaaaagagggagaggaagaaagaTAAACAGaagataaagaagaagaaggagagtgaCTTGCCGTCTGCCATCCTGCAGACCAGCGGAGTGGCTGAGTTTACCAAAAAACGTTCCAAACTAGTGTTACCCGCACCACAG AGCTGTCCGGCTACAGTGGAGCCTCCCAGCGGAGCGATCCAGCCCTGTCACATCCGAGAGGCTATTAGAAGATACAACTACAGACACACA AGTGCCTATGCCAGGAGTGGGATGACCTACCTCACCTGCTGA